A region of Planktothrix tepida PCC 9214 DNA encodes the following proteins:
- a CDS encoding type IV pilin protein translates to MKYILKVIFPVYRKKKSGFTLVELLVVITIIGILATISIKTMFNLIHKAKQSEAITYINTCQKKQMAYYAETTLFTDSLKLLGLPNETNNYMYQVEIYPPTQPEDGNQTLACCMAAEKGGNSQMVLTCVSSGS, encoded by the coding sequence ATGAAATATATTTTAAAAGTTATTTTTCCGGTTTATCGAAAAAAAAAATCAGGGTTTACCCTAGTGGAATTATTAGTTGTGATTACTATTATAGGTATTCTCGCCACTATTTCTATAAAGACAATGTTTAATTTAATCCATAAGGCTAAACAATCAGAAGCAATTACTTACATCAACACTTGTCAAAAAAAACAGATGGCTTACTATGCTGAAACTACCTTGTTTACAGACTCATTAAAATTACTAGGATTGCCAAATGAAACCAACAATTATATGTATCAGGTAGAAATATATCCTCCCACCCAACCTGAAGACGGTAATCAAACATTAGCGTGTTGTATGGCTGCGGAAAAAGGAGGCAATAGCCAGATGGTGTTGACCT
- a CDS encoding NB-ARC domain-containing protein, which yields MDIKDVLEFTDYLFFSQTGKHIDSLQESILKGTLDGQKYSEIAEAEHCTEGHVRNVASELWQNISSALGEEVNKYNFRRTLQKPNFSITSSSFTKEFINVSNINFCYSNIQQLEIMNNRLAPSPPETSQTQNQSTIINLIEAPELTTFYDRTSELTTLKQWILEDHTRLITIYGLSGIGKSALTVKLIEEINSEFDYIIWKSFNNIPTLSTLQTELKDFFSQSQQTLLSTVIDYFRNSRCLVILDDLQDILKSGELAGQYLPGYEDYSKFFKQITTSPHQSCLILLSWTKPIEIANLETENSSAQTLNLKGLGEEATEILREKGLIDQENWLELITIYQGHPRWLKIIASTIIELFNGSVSLFLAEQNDIYLGDLEPGLESHLDRLSKLEKQVIYWLATQAQPVNISQKPANLVLSKPEFMQAIQSLIRRNLIEKVEGGGRSLFLLNPVFKAYIQFHTTDQLYSI from the coding sequence ATGGACATAAAAGATGTATTAGAATTTACAGATTATCTATTTTTTTCACAGACTGGTAAACATATAGATAGTCTGCAAGAGAGCATTTTGAAAGGAACCTTGGATGGTCAGAAATATAGCGAAATAGCAGAAGCGGAACATTGTACCGAAGGTCACGTCAGAAATGTTGCCTCGGAACTATGGCAAAATATTTCCAGTGCTTTAGGTGAAGAAGTTAATAAATATAATTTTCGCCGTACCTTACAAAAACCTAATTTTTCTATAACTTCATCAAGTTTTACAAAAGAATTCATAAATGTTAGTAATATTAATTTTTGCTATAGTAATATCCAACAACTAGAAATTATGAATAATAGATTAGCTCCCTCTCCCCCAGAAACATCCCAAACCCAAAATCAATCAACAATTATCAATTTAATAGAAGCACCTGAATTAACGACCTTTTACGATCGCACCTCAGAATTAACTACCCTCAAACAATGGATATTAGAAGACCATACTCGCTTAATTACCATTTATGGATTAAGTGGAATTGGAAAAAGTGCGCTAACGGTTAAGCTGATAGAAGAAATTAATAGTGAATTTGATTATATTATCTGGAAAAGTTTTAATAATATTCCTACCCTTTCAACACTACAAACCGAACTTAAAGACTTTTTTTCTCAATCTCAACAAACCCTCTTATCTACAGTTATTGATTATTTTCGTAACTCTCGCTGTTTAGTGATTCTTGATGACCTACAGGATATTTTAAAAAGTGGTGAATTAGCAGGTCAATACTTACCCGGATATGAAGATTATAGTAAATTTTTTAAACAAATTACTACATCTCCCCATCAAAGTTGTTTAATTCTCCTGAGTTGGACAAAACCCATAGAAATCGCCAATTTAGAAACAGAAAATAGCTCCGCACAAACCTTAAATCTCAAAGGATTAGGGGAAGAAGCAACCGAAATCTTACGAGAAAAAGGGTTAATTGATCAGGAAAATTGGTTAGAATTAATTACAATCTATCAAGGTCATCCTAGATGGTTAAAGATTATTGCTTCAACAATTATTGAACTCTTTAATGGTAGTGTTTCCCTGTTTTTAGCCGAACAAAATGATATCTATTTAGGAGATTTAGAACCTGGTTTAGAATCTCACTTAGACCGTTTATCGAAATTAGAAAAACAAGTAATATATTGGTTAGCGACTCAAGCTCAACCCGTCAATATTTCCCAAAAACCTGCTAACCTGGTATTATCAAAACCTGAATTTATGCAAGCGATACAATCATTAATTCGACGGAATTTAATTGAAAAAGTTGAAGGAGGAGGGCGATCGCTATTTCTATTAAATCCTGTATTCAAAGCATATATTCAGTTTCATACAACAGATCAGCTTTACTCAATTTAG